A single region of the Biomaibacter acetigenes genome encodes:
- a CDS encoding ribose-phosphate diphosphokinase yields MDNRLEIFTGNANPELAREIADNLGITLGDSVINTFSDGEIQVKINESVRGADVFVVQPFSSPVNDHIMELLIMIDAFKRASAWRITAVIPYYGYARQDRKVRPRDPITAKLVADIISAAGAHRVLTMDLHAGQIQGYFNFPVDHLMAVPILADYFKKKELGDIAVVSPDLGGVTRARELANRIGASIAIIDKRRPEPNVAEVMNIIGKVEGKTVIMTDDMIDTAGTITLGAEALLERGAKAVYACCTHPVLSGPAIERLQQSPIEEVVVTNTIRLKDDKKIDKIKVLSVAPLFAAAISRIHENMSVSTLFD; encoded by the coding sequence ATGGATAACAGACTGGAGATTTTCACCGGCAATGCCAATCCCGAACTGGCCAGGGAGATTGCCGACAATCTGGGCATCACCCTGGGGGACTCGGTGATAAATACCTTCAGCGATGGAGAGATTCAGGTAAAGATAAATGAGAGCGTGCGCGGGGCCGATGTCTTTGTGGTCCAGCCATTTTCCAGTCCCGTAAACGACCACATCATGGAACTCCTGATAATGATAGACGCTTTCAAGAGGGCGTCGGCATGGCGTATAACCGCCGTGATCCCATATTACGGCTATGCGCGCCAGGACAGGAAAGTAAGGCCCCGGGATCCTATCACGGCAAAGCTGGTGGCGGATATAATCTCTGCTGCCGGGGCCCACAGGGTGCTCACCATGGATCTGCATGCAGGCCAGATCCAGGGATATTTCAATTTCCCCGTGGACCATCTCATGGCAGTGCCCATCCTGGCGGACTATTTCAAAAAGAAGGAGCTGGGGGATATAGCGGTGGTATCTCCAGATCTGGGAGGAGTCACCCGGGCCAGAGAGCTTGCCAACCGCATAGGCGCGTCCATAGCCATAATAGATAAGCGCCGCCCTGAACCCAATGTGGCTGAAGTAATGAACATAATAGGAAAAGTCGAGGGCAAGACCGTTATTATGACCGATGACATGATAGACACCGCGGGCACCATCACTTTGGGGGCTGAAGCTTTGCTGGAAAGAGGAGCCAAAGCCGTTTATGCCTGCTGCACACATCCGGTGCTGTCAGGGCCGGCCATCGAAAGGTTGCAGCAATCTCCCATAGAGGAAGTGGTGGTGACAAATACCATCCGGTTAAAAGATGACAAAAAAATAGACAAGATTAAGGTGCTTTCGGTGGCTCCGCTTTTTGCCGCTGCCATTTCCCGAATCCATGAAAACATGTCGGTGAGTACATTGTTCGATTGA
- a CDS encoding 50S ribosomal protein L25/general stress protein Ctc produces the protein MEQIALKAEKRDISKKGTINELRRKGKLPGVLYGKNIESSPVAVDAKELLKVLKTHGESALINLELEGEKHPVLMKEIQRDTLKDAIVHVDFYRVSMTDRIEFNLPLVLKGDAEGVRMGGILQHQKRELSVKALPADMPEHLEVDISGLKIGDTLTVGDLKMDEKITVLDDPEEVVISILAPKLAEDTEVPTGEQAAEPEVVAKGKEKQEEE, from the coding sequence ATGGAGCAAATTGCTTTAAAGGCGGAAAAGCGGGATATCTCAAAGAAAGGTACCATAAATGAACTCCGCAGGAAGGGTAAACTGCCGGGAGTGCTTTATGGCAAAAATATTGAGAGCAGCCCGGTGGCCGTGGATGCAAAAGAGCTTTTAAAAGTCCTGAAAACCCACGGTGAAAGCGCCCTTATCAATCTTGAACTGGAAGGCGAAAAGCATCCGGTGCTAATGAAGGAAATTCAGAGGGATACACTGAAGGATGCCATTGTGCATGTGGATTTTTACAGGGTTTCCATGACCGACAGGATAGAGTTCAACCTGCCACTGGTCTTGAAGGGCGATGCCGAGGGTGTAAGGATGGGAGGCATCCTCCAGCATCAAAAGAGGGAGCTTTCGGTAAAAGCCCTGCCGGCGGATATGCCCGAGCATCTGGAAGTTGACATTTCCGGCCTTAAGATCGGCGATACCCTGACCGTAGGGGACCTGAAAATGGATGAAAAGATTACCGTGCTGGATGACCCCGAAGAAGTGGTAATCAGCATCCTGGCTCCCAAATTGGCTGAAGATACCGAAGTGCCCACCGGCGAGCAGGCAGCCGAACCCGAAGTGGTGGCCAAGGGCAAAGAAAAGCAAGAGGAAGAATAA
- the pth gene encoding aminoacyl-tRNA hydrolase: protein MYLIAGLGNPGKEYEHTRHNVGFMVLDGLAHKLDVKINRIKFKGLLGEASFEGQKLLLLKPQTYMNLSGESVSDAINFYKIPLGNIIVIYDDMDLPVGRLRIRPEGSSGGHRGMDSIIYQLSSDKFSRIRVGIGRPEGEKDAAGHVLGSFYGEEITKIKAAMEAAAQAALLIISKGVDEAMNKFNAFEA, encoded by the coding sequence ATGTATTTAATAGCAGGTTTAGGGAATCCGGGGAAGGAATATGAACATACCCGCCACAATGTGGGGTTCATGGTGCTCGACGGGCTTGCGCATAAACTTGATGTAAAGATAAACAGAATAAAATTTAAGGGGTTACTGGGAGAGGCAAGCTTCGAAGGACAAAAGCTCCTTCTGCTGAAGCCTCAGACCTACATGAACCTGTCCGGTGAAAGCGTGTCGGATGCCATAAACTTTTATAAAATTCCTCTGGGTAACATTATAGTTATTTATGACGATATGGACCTGCCCGTAGGAAGGCTACGTATTCGGCCTGAAGGTAGCTCCGGCGGCCACAGGGGTATGGACTCCATCATATACCAACTTTCATCGGATAAATTCAGCCGTATAAGGGTAGGCATTGGAAGACCCGAAGGCGAAAAAGATGCCGCAGGCCATGTGCTGGGAAGTTTCTACGGCGAAGAAATAACAAAAATAAAAGCCGCTATGGAGGCGGCGGCCCAGGCGGCACTTTTGATAATATCCAAAGGCGTCGACGAAGCCATGAACAAATTCAATGCCTTTGAGGCATAA
- the glmU gene encoding bifunctional UDP-N-acetylglucosamine diphosphorylase/glucosamine-1-phosphate N-acetyltransferase GlmU yields MTDFTAVILAAGEGTRMKSDTPKVLHKVCGMTMLGHVINAARKAGASKVTVVVGRGADEIKRAFEGQNIEFAIQTEQKGTGHALMQAKEAVRGSSLLMVLYGDMPLVTAESIAAMVKFYRERKPAATVMTARVQDPTGYGRIIRDGDRVTAIREEKDASPEEKAITEINSGFYCFDGALVFEALSKVKNDNRQGEYYLTDVVEIFNNEGRDVLAFEIGDPLELSGINDRRQLAYAQGIMQRRIIEHWMREGVTFINPDTCIVDVNVKIGRDTVIYPGVFLEGSTQIGEGCTVIGSSRIKDSEIGNYVEIVMSQIQESIIGDGVKIGPFANLRPGCHISEGAKIGDFVELKNAKVDTGSKVPHLSYVGDAVIGKKVNIGAGTIFVNFDGYKKHQTVVEDGAFIGCNSNLIAPVTIKSGSYVAAGSTITYEVPADSLAIARARQENKIGWAEKRKKKIEGGNQKNG; encoded by the coding sequence ATGACTGATTTTACGGCGGTGATTCTGGCTGCCGGCGAGGGCACCCGCATGAAATCGGATACGCCTAAGGTGCTCCACAAAGTTTGCGGGATGACCATGCTGGGCCATGTGATAAACGCTGCAAGAAAGGCCGGTGCCAGCAAGGTAACGGTAGTGGTGGGCAGGGGTGCCGATGAGATAAAAAGGGCCTTTGAAGGCCAAAATATCGAGTTTGCGATCCAGACCGAACAAAAGGGGACAGGCCATGCCCTGATGCAGGCAAAAGAGGCAGTGCGGGGAAGTTCCCTTCTCATGGTGCTTTACGGCGATATGCCCCTGGTGACGGCGGAGAGCATTGCCGCCATGGTGAAATTCTACAGGGAACGCAAACCCGCTGCCACCGTGATGACGGCCAGGGTGCAAGACCCCACCGGCTACGGCAGGATCATAAGGGATGGGGACAGGGTGACGGCTATAAGGGAAGAAAAAGATGCTTCACCGGAGGAAAAGGCCATTACGGAGATAAATTCCGGATTCTACTGCTTTGACGGTGCCCTTGTGTTTGAAGCCCTTTCAAAGGTGAAAAATGACAATCGTCAGGGGGAGTATTATCTCACCGATGTGGTGGAAATCTTTAACAATGAAGGCAGAGACGTGCTGGCATTTGAGATAGGAGATCCGCTGGAACTTTCCGGTATAAATGACCGCCGGCAACTGGCTTACGCCCAGGGCATCATGCAAAGAAGGATCATAGAACACTGGATGCGGGAGGGCGTCACTTTCATAAATCCAGACACCTGCATAGTGGATGTCAATGTGAAAATAGGCAGGGATACGGTAATTTATCCAGGAGTATTCCTGGAAGGCAGTACGCAAATTGGGGAAGGATGCACGGTAATTGGTTCCAGTCGCATAAAAGACAGCGAAATAGGGAATTACGTGGAAATAGTGATGAGCCAGATTCAAGAAAGCATTATAGGAGATGGGGTAAAGATTGGTCCCTTCGCCAACCTTAGGCCGGGATGCCATATAAGCGAGGGAGCAAAGATCGGCGACTTTGTGGAACTGAAAAATGCTAAAGTCGATACGGGGTCCAAGGTGCCGCATCTTTCCTATGTGGGTGATGCCGTCATAGGTAAGAAGGTCAATATCGGAGCGGGCACCATATTTGTAAATTTCGATGGATACAAAAAACATCAGACCGTTGTGGAAGATGGAGCATTCATAGGGTGCAATTCCAACCTCATCGCGCCGGTGACTATAAAGTCAGGCTCCTATGTAGCAGCAGGTTCCACTATAACCTATGAAGTGCCGGCGGATTCTCTGGCCATAGCCCGGGCCCGGCAGGAGAATAAAATAGGCTGGGCGGAAAAACGAAAGAAAAAGATAGAGGGAGGAAATCAAAAAAATGGATAA